GCACCCAGGCGCTGGTCGACGCGCTGAACGAGATCGTGCTCGAGGCGGGCGGGCGCGTGTACATGGCGAAGGACGTGCTGACCCGCGGCACTCACTTCCGCGCCATGGAGCCGCGGCTGCCGCACTTCCTCGAGGTGCGGCGCAAGTGGGACCCCGAGCGGCGCCTGCGCAGCGCGCTGTCGGTACGCTTGCTCGGGGACGACGTGTGAAGGCAGTCCTGTTGGGCGCGACCAGCGGCATGGGCCGGGCCCTGTCGCGGCTCCTGGCCGAACGCGGCGAGTCACTCTTCCTGCTGGGCATCCCGGCGGACGACCTCTCGCGCAGCGCGAAGGACCTCGAGGCGCGGGGCGCGCGCGAGGTCGGCTGGCTCGAGTGCGACCTGCTCCAGCCGAAGGGCTTCGCGGGGGCGCTCGAGCGGGCCGACCAGGCGCTGGGCGGCTTCGACCTGGTGGTGGTGAGCGCGGGCCTGTTCGGCTCACAGGAGCGGCTCGAGGCCGACCCCGAGTTCTGTCAGAAGCTGCTCGCGGCCAACTTCGCGAACACCGTCGCGTTCTGCGAGGAGGCGCGGAAGCGCATGCTGCCGCGCGGCGGCGGCACGCTCTGCGTCTGGTCGTCGGTCGCGGGCGAGCGCGGGCGCAAGCCGGTGATCCTGTACGGCGCCGCCAAAGCGGGACTCACTCGCTATCTCGAGGGTCTCGACCACAAGTTCCGCAGCGAGGGCCTGGTGACCATCACGGTGAAGCCCGGGTTCGTGCGGACCTCGATGACCGAGGGGCTCAAGCCGCCCCCGTTCGCGGGCGAGCCCGACGGGGTGGCGCGCCAGGTGCTGCGCGCGCTCGACCGCGGCACGCCCGTGGTCTACGCGCCGCCGATCTGGGGGCTGGTGATGCTGGTGATCCGCAACCTGCCTCGCTTCGTGATGCGGCGGATCGGCTTCTAGATGGCCGCGTCGGACTTCGTGCGCCTGGCGCGGCCGCGTGACTGGGCGAAGAACGTGTTCGTGCTCATGCCGATCCCGTTCGCGCTGGCGGCGGGGGGCACGCTGCGCCCGGTGCCGTTCCTGTTCGGCGTGGCGGCGATCTCACTCGTGTCTTCCGCCGTGTACGCGCTGAACGACGCCATGGACGCGGAGCGCGACCGGCTGCACGAGAAGA
The DNA window shown above is from Myxococcota bacterium and carries:
- a CDS encoding SDR family NAD(P)-dependent oxidoreductase — encoded protein: MKAVLLGATSGMGRALSRLLAERGESLFLLGIPADDLSRSAKDLEARGAREVGWLECDLLQPKGFAGALERADQALGGFDLVVVSAGLFGSQERLEADPEFCQKLLAANFANTVAFCEEARKRMLPRGGGTLCVWSSVAGERGRKPVILYGAAKAGLTRYLEGLDHKFRSEGLVTITVKPGFVRTSMTEGLKPPPFAGEPDGVARQVLRALDRGTPVVYAPPIWGLVMLVIRNLPRFVMRRIGF